In Rutidosis leptorrhynchoides isolate AG116_Rl617_1_P2 unplaced genomic scaffold, CSIRO_AGI_Rlap_v1 contig546, whole genome shotgun sequence, the genomic stretch TATATGTATTCAATTTCATCTCATTGTTTAAATGATGAGCATTTTGAGAGGACTTTATATTTTCTGCCATTTCTGCTATGGATTACATTGATTGATTGTTATAGTTTAGGGATCAGAATGATAAAAATGTAAACTAACTCAGCCCCGAAATTCTCGATGAACTTAGGGCTTCTGTTTTGATGAAAATTTTAGCAATTAATTCAAAGCCCCAGGCAGCCAACGTGACACTTCCTCGTTGGTTGATGAAATTTCGTCGTCTACAGTCTTGATTGCCATAGTCTTAATATATAGACCATGGTCTTCTCTTGAACTGTGTTACATGTATCTCATTGTAAATATGATAAAATTTTAATATATGTCAACAGGAGTGTGGCTCAAtggttaaaacgttttttttttttcttttgaaaggTCATGAATTCAAATTTTGATAAAACGGATTTTGGGTGGATAGATTATTTAACTAGTCATATAAAAAATTAGAGTAAAATATAGAATTTCACCCATCTTTCTTTTAAACTTATTTAAACACCCCTACTTTATCTATTAAACCTATTATAACACCCTTCAATAAGTTGATCTTGAGTTGACCATTAAAAATTTCTGAAGAAATCTAACATTTTACAAAATATGACTGAAATACCCTTATACACTATTGTAATTTTAAATATTGACAATTTTATGAAATTAATTTGAAATATCTTACCTtatttaaattttttattatttatttatttagctcATCCAATCATCTCTACCAATGTTtggttatattatataaatatatataaatattgtttaGTCGATAAAAAACGGATAGCATGGCGGACACAAAGATGTCAAAGACGATCAAAATAtgctataaattaaataaaaaaatatatagattATATCTGATTTTATCTCATAATAATAGGAAATATATTTGTTGTAATCCTCTAATTAAAATATAATTTGTAAATATGAACCTATAAAACCAACTTAATTAACTTTTATTTCGAAGGTTAGTTgagattttattatttgagataaaaTGAGAATATATTTTTTGTGATTATAAActtcttatattatattatattatataatataatataatataatataatcaaatactaatattataataaaataaaaatatttttctttATTTCTTTATATTTTATCAAGAAAATCAACAACCAGGTAGTATGAATTCCATATTCAAAAACTTAAcaaaaagtaatatatatatatatatatatattctcaggAGCTAATAAAAATAAGAAGAGGACAACAATAATTAATTTTTTAGATTACTTCTTCAGTAATTAGTTAGAATTGCTCACCAAATTATGAAGTATTTTTAAGTGAAAAGTTACCCTATGCAAATGAATATGTAAGTGACCACGAACGTGCGTTTCAAATTCATGATATATTCATTTGGCATATTTCTTGCATGTTCTAATTGTATTATGATTTCTGAGCTCAAAAGAAATTAGCTTTTGTGAGTGGTTTTAACGGGATAATTTTGAAGAAGAAAAAATCATTTTTGCCCGTTAGAAACTGTTTTATATGGGAGTTTTCGTTCTAAATAGAACCAAATGCATTCCATTGCTAAAATGGAAACAGATGCAGTCTGAAAGGAATTCCGTTGCAACCTGTTTATAAAAAAGATTAGAAACGAAATAAATAGCCTTAAAAAAGTTTTAAGGGTAGGTAGGTATGCATGATCTATGTGAAAAACGAAAAAAGTTGGGCTTGATTTGAGGGAGGAATGCACCGaacaaatttaaaaataaaaataaaaataaaatgaaaattaATAAGAACAatagttttcaaaaaaaaaaaaaagaaaattttcGTTAATAAACGGGCCTTAATTTTCTTATCATTCCAGTGAATAAATAGAAGACCATTGTTATATTTTTCTTAATTCAATTTCATCTCATTGTTGAGTAATTTGATAGGACTTTTATATTTTCTGCCAATTCTACTCTAGAAAAGTACTCTTATGGATTACATTGAGCGATTGTTATAGTTTTAGGGATCAGAATGATAAAACAATAAAGTATCAGCTTTCTCTTTTGTTTGGTGTAAATTCTGCTCTACTTTATAATTCAATAGTTGCGTCCTAAAACTCTAGAATCCGATCAATTTGATCCATAACACACTTTAAAAGGAAAATTGGTCAAAAAAGGCCCGTATACAAAAAGGCCCGTCTTCTTCTCGCTATCGCCGTCGTCCGTGGTTGTTATTGAGCTCATGCTTTTGATTCTCAACTGTCGACTCCTCAATTGGTCCACTGTGCCCTGTGATTCTCGACTCAACTTGGTTTAATCTGGTGAGTTTCTTTTAACTGGTAAAAATAAACTGACTCCTTTTTGTTAGCAGAGTTGAGTCAAATTTGAATTGATCGAGTCGAAAGTGAATTTTTAAGTTGTCCTATTTAATTTGAGTTAAATTCGAACTTTAATGTTGCAAAGTCTATCATACAAGTCAAAATTTTATGAACTTTGTGAAAGGTGGTATTCGGCTCTTTGAGAGTGTGTATGAATTCTGTCATTACTCTTATAAACGGAAGTTATTGACCAATTTATCTAATTATTTCATGAAATTACAGAATTTTTTCCCTTGTAACTGGAGTTTTTTGTTTTAATTTATGGTGGAAAAAGATGTTAATTGATTGAGCTGCTCTCCCTTTGATTCCCAGTttccaaacaaaaaaaaaatgttctaCCTCAGCTTAATCGAGCATACGTTACGTTTGCCTCCTTCCCGCTTTGGCCTTCCTCTCCAGGAAGGTATCAAGAAAGAACTTGAACACCTTTTCATAGATAAGGTTTGTAATATGTTGGTTTGCATCTGTATTTGGCACGTTTCCAGTTTTATTTCTCCCATTCGTGTAGTGTTTTCAATTGAACTTTTTCTTTTCGCCATTTGGAAATTTCCATGAAGGTCattgcaaaattgggtctttgtatCTCGGTTTATGATATCAGAAAGATCGAAGGTGGCTTTATCTTTCCGGGGGATGGTGCTTCTACCTATACGGTATGTTGGAATATCCTTTTGTCATGAAAGACTGCCTGAGTATATATTTTCCGACTACCATATTGTATTGCATCTATTTTCTTTGTTTTCTGTTGCTTTCTACTTCTGCTGAAATATTTCGAGATTGTGCGGTTTTAGATGTCTGCCTATTGTTTGATTTTTAAATCTATGTGTCTGTAATCTGTGTCTAGATTTTGGCTGAATTGTAATTTCGTGACTTCTCAAATCATGCATGATAGTTTGTATATCTGACATTGAAAGTCCAGCAATCTGTAACCCTTGTAAGTTTGCGTCTCGGAATTTCCACAAAGTATAAATTTCCATGGATATTAGCTTATTTGTAACCCTAACGATACTCTTTGATCATGCAGGTGCAATTTAGATTGGTTGTGTTTCGACCTTTTGTGGGAGAGGTTATTTCTGCAAAACTAAAAGCATCAGACACCGACGGTTTGCAATGTATGCATATCCCTTTGACTGATATTCGGCTCCTTCCTGGCATCTCTCTTGCATTGATCTGAAATTTAATAGCAATCTGATGTGATCTAGTTCCAACTTTACTTATTATTACATTTAAGCCTACATCAAGTTTGTTAAAGCGTGCTAGATGACATAGCTAAGTGGGGGAATTGTTTAATCTCTTATATGCTATCTTATTGGATATTTTTACTGTTTCCGAGCATAGTTCTCTTCCCAATGTGAAAACACTGAATCATCGTGATCACTCATATATCTGATTTGGATTTTTGGCAGTGACACTCGGATTTTTTGACGACATATACATACCTGCCCATTTTCTGCCAATGCCAAATCACTATGAGCTTGGTCATGACCCTAAGTAAGAATTAATTAGCCCCTTTAATTGGGAGACGTCATCAATTTATGATTTTGTTTTTTAATTCCATACATGAATTCAACTATTGTCTACATCCATCAGAACATTATACTTTTCTTAATAATCATGGGATTGCAGGTACAAAGTCACGTGGTTCTGGGAGTATAATGACGATCGATTTCCCATAGACGAGGTTGATGAGGTTTGTGCTGTGATATCAtgtcagatttttttttttttttatttttttttttttaaatgttttcccCCACATTTTGTGTTTAATGGACTTTGTGTTTACAATGCCAGATTAAGTTCCGAGTTGAAACTGTTAGTTATCCTCCGGTTCCTGTGGAGCAGCTCGAACAATCAAAGCCCTTTGCTCCGATGGTTATTACTGTGAGTTTCCTTTTCTCACTTTAGTGATAATGGTTGATAACCTTGTGTTCAAATACATGTCTTTTGTGGTTTAACAGTTTGACGTTTGCAGGGAACCATTGATCTAGATGGTTTAGGCCCTGTTTCGTGGTGGCGGGAGAATTAGAAACTTGGTTGCAGAATTAGCTATTTATGGATTGAAAGGCGTGGAAGAGATTGAAGATTTTGAGGGATGTGGTTCTTTTCTTTCAACAATGACTTTTGTTTTCTCGAATCATGGTGATATATTAGTAACTGTGTATGAATACATTTGTAGGAAAGGAAAGGAAATATAAGGATTTTTAAAAGCTAGTGTTTACATCGAGTGTTTATTTTGCATCGTGTACAGGTTATCAAATTTGTTGATGTCATGAATATCTGATCGGGAAAAATCTTTCACAGAATTTAACATTAACATGATCAA encodes the following:
- the LOC139884393 gene encoding uncharacterized protein, with amino-acid sequence MFYLSLIEHTLRLPPSRFGLPLQEGIKKELEHLFIDKVIAKLGLCISVYDIRKIEGGFIFPGDGASTYTVQFRLVVFRPFVGEVISAKLKASDTDGLQLTLGFFDDIYIPAHFLPMPNHYELGHDPKYKVTWFWEYNDDRFPIDEVDEIKFRVETVSYPPVPVEQLEQSKPFAPMVITGTIDLDGLGPVSWWREN